The DNA region GTCCTGAGCTTCGACGGGAAGGGCATCGCGATGCGCCACGACAGCCTGCGGGCGGCGACCCGCCAGGCCGCCGAGGCGACGCCGCGGCGCCTGCACACGCGCCTCACCAAGGGCGAGAAGCCGAACCGCAAGCGGATGGCCGAGGTCGCGGCGGTGTACACGATCGCGCCGTGGCCACGCGTGGTCGCCGACGTGCTGCACGGCGCGCACGCGAAGCGCACCGACCGGCCGCGCCCGATCCACAAGCGGGTGTGGGCCAGCGTCGAGCACGGCGCGCAGCAGGTGATCGACGACGCCTTCGCCGAGGCGCGCCGCCGCGATCCCGAGCAGCGCCGCCGCTGGGTCGTGCTCGTCGACGGCAGCCTCGATCAGCTGCGGCGCATCAAGCGCGCGGCGCGCGCGGCCGGCGTCGCGATCACCATCGTGCTCGATCTGGTCCACGTCCTCGAGTACCTGTGGCGCGCCGCCCACGCCTTCCATCCTGGCGACCACGCCGACGATCAGGTCGCGGCCGAGCGCTGGGTCGAGTGCCGCCTGCTCGCCCTGCTCGCCGGCCGCAGCGGCGGCGAGATCGCCAAGAGCCTGCGCCTGATGCTCACGACCCACACCCTCGACGCCAAGGCGACGCGCGCCGTCGAGCGCGCCGCCAGCTACCTCGTCAGGCACACGCGCCTCCTCCACTACGACCGCGCGATCGACGCCGGGCTGCCGATCGCCACCGGCGTGATCGAGGGCGCGTGCCGCCACCTCGTCCAGGATCGCATGGGCCGCACCGGCGCGCGGTGGTCGCTGGCCGGCGCCGAGGCCGTCCTGCGCCTGCGCGCGCTGCGCGCCAGTGGCGACTTCGACGACTACTGGCACTTTCACCTCGCGAAGGAGCACGAGCGCAACCACCAGTCACGCTATGCCGACGGCGACGTCCCCTCGACGCTGCCCCCGCTGCCGCCGCGCCGCCCCCACCTCTCCCTCGTCAAGTGATCGGAATTGTTCCCGTCGACGACCGCTCCAGAAGAGCCGCACCCGTCGGCAATGTCGGCGCTGTCCGAAGCAGGTGAGGATCGGCCGCGGCCGTTTGGCCTTGATCCGCGCGGTCGGGACGGGTGTGGCTCTCATGCTGATCAAGCGGCCACCCGGACGGACTTCCGCAGCGGCAGCGGGTGTGGCTCTCATGCTGATCAAGCGGCCACCCGGACGGACTTCCGCAGCGGCAGCATCGTGAGGACCATCGCGTCGGCCCAGCGGTCGCTGACGGCGAGCGCGCGGAGCTGAAGGACGTGCCGGCCCGTCGGCTCCTTCCACCGCGAGCCGGCCCGCTTCATGCGGACCTGGACGAGGGTCTTGCAGGTGGCCTCGACGTTGCCGCTGCCGATCGGCAGGCCCGCGGCGCGGGCGGCGGCGTAGTTCATGCGGCTGTGGTGGTGCGCGAGGTACGTGATCGCTTCGTGGACTGGGCGACCGTCGCCGACCTGGACGTGGGCTCGGTCGGCGGCGCGCAGCTCGCCGAGGATGTCGATCGCGGCGTGCTCGACGTTGAGCAAGCGCATGCGCCAATGCGCCAGCCGCGCCTGCGCGTCGCCGGCGAGCAGCGCGGCGGCCGGGGCGAGCTTCTCGACGACGTGCCAGAAGTCGACGAGTTGCGTCACGCCACGATCGACGCGCCCGCCGACCTCGGTCGCGATCTGGTCGACGATGTCGTGCGCGCCGTCGCTGAGCAAGGCCACCTTCAGGCGTGGTCACTTGATCAGGAGTTCGTCGACATCGAGCCCGCCCAGCAACCCGGCATGGGCCGCCCGCTCGACCTCGTCCGTCGCGGCCGCCACGCGCTGCTCGACCCGCCCGTAGTCGATCGCCTTGCCACCGGCGCCGCGGCGGCCCTCAGCCACGACCAGGGTGACCAGCGCACCGCGGTGCTCAACGCCTTGAACTCATCCGGCACTTCGATCACCATGCGCACGGGGCATCCTTCCGTCGAGAGAGCCTAAGCAACCCCTCGATGGCACGGGCTCTGCCCCAACTTCAAGCGGCCCGCGGATCAAGCCGCGGTCCGGATCTCTCCGCCCTGCTCAGGATGAGATCCACACCCGTCGGGACCGGCGCATGGATGGTGCCGGGGCCGCAGGGAGCGTTACCGAACACCGAGCGCCGAGACCCCGCTGGGTACAAGCAACTTGAGCGCGCCCGCCGGTGGCGTGAAGATGCCGGACGCGTTCATCAGACGGAAGGCGCCACATCCGCCTCCCCCCCCGCCGTACGCCGGGGCCGCACCCGTCGCAGACGATCCTCCGCTGCCAAAGCCCTCGTAGCCTCCACTGCCGCTGGTCAGGCAACCAGTGCACATCACGGAGGGGGCGGCGGTAGATCCAGTGATCGGTCCCTCGATCCCGATCGCACCAACCGAACTTGCTCCGTTCGCGGCAGCACCGCTTCCACCTCGACCCGCGACAACAGCACCGCTCGTCAGTGAGAGCACGGGAGTCTGCACAAGGACCGCACCGCCACCACCGCCACCCGTTGTGAGGTACCCGAGGAAATCGAGCACGCCCCCCCCTGCACCACTCACATTCACGACCCCGGCCGCGCCGATCGCCACGCGGGTCCGCGACGCCAGCTGAATGCCCCCGCCACCTGCGCCAACAGTGCCGTCGTTGTAGCCCCGTCGCAACCGCCACTGGTGGCACAAAGGATGCGCCACGCGATCCCCGAGCGTCCCGCCGGACCCCATCCCTCCTGAGCTCCAGCCACCACCACCACTCGCCCCGCCGGTGCCAAAGGAGCCGCTGCACATCGAGAGCCCATTGCGCCCTCCGGGCCCGGCATGTCCCGCAAAGTTCAGGCTCTCGCCCGAGCCATCCAGCGTCCCGCCGATGTACACGTCGAAGTGCGACGCGACCGCGAGCGCGCGGGCCCCGTACACCTCGAGCACGCGGCCCGGCCGGACGGTGAAGGTCCGCACCTTGAGCACGAGGATGTCGGGCGCGTTGACCTGGGTGATGACCGTCGCGGGCACGCGGATCACAACGCCGTCGGGATCCGTGATCGACGCCTCGCCGTTCGTCGCGTCGTAGGTGCTGGTGTCGAGCACGACCTTGCCGGCCGGGGCGCTGGCGCTGCGGGGCAGGATCAGGTCGATGCCGGTCGGGCTGACCGCGACGGTGTCCATGGCGGCGTTGAGGCCGTTGGCGGCATCGACGTCGTTGCAGCGCGCGCCGCTGCCGTGGCAACCGAGTGGGCACATGTAGCCGTTCATGGTGATCGTCGTCGACGTGCCGGTGGCGCTGCCGTTGGGCACGACGTGCGAGACGAAGTTTCCGGTGGCGTCGCACTGAGAAAAGAGGCCCACCGCGCACGTGGCGCTCGACGGCACGCAGGCGTAGTGCGTGAACGTCGCCGTCACGGTCCGCGGGGCGCTGAGGCTGGCCAGGGTGCACGGGGTCGACGTGCAGTCGCCCGTGACCGACACCAGTCCGTCGAGCGTCGTCGCCGGGGTCGCGGTCACGGTCAGGTTCGAGCCGGCGTCGAAGAAGCGGGTGCAGGTGTTGGTCGAGCAGGTGAAGCCGCCGGGGTTGGCGGCGATGGTGCCCATGCCACCGCTGGTGCTCGCCACCGTCAGCGTCAGCCGGTGCTGCAGGGTGAACGTCGACGTGACCGTCTTGTTCGCGGTCATCGTAAAGGAGCAGCCGCCGGTGCCGGTGCAGTCGCCGCTCCAGCCGCCGAAGATGATCTGCGAGCCCGCGGCCGTGGTGCCGGCGGTCTGGGTCAGCGTCACGCTGGTGCCGTCGAAGACCGCCACCGAGCACGTGCCGGCGCCGCCGGTGGCGCAGTTGATGCCGCTGCCGGTGACCGTGCCGGTGCCGGTGCCAGCGACCGAGACCGCGAGGGTGAACGAGCGCCGGAACTCGACCGTGACGGTCCGGGCCACGGTCATCGCCACCGTGCAGGTCCGCTGGCCCGCGGCGCACGCGCCGCCGGTCCCGGCCCAGCTGAACACCTCCCAGCCCGGGTCGGGCTCGGCGGTGAGCTGCACGCTGGTCCCGGCCGCGTACGGCTCGCTGCAGTCGGCGCCGCAGTTGATGCCGGCCGGCGCCGAGGTCACCGTGCCCGAGCCGGTGGTCGCGACGGTCAGCGTGAACAGCTGCCGGAAGGTCGCGCTGACCGCGGTCATGGCAGCCGCGATCGGCAGCGAGCACACGGTCGACGGTCCCGACGACGCGCACGCGCCGCCCCAGGTCTCGAACTGCCAGCTCGGATCGCCGGTCGCGGTCAGGGTCACCGGCGTGGTCGCGAACGAGCTGGCGCACGTCGCGCCGCACATCAGGCCGGCCGGCGTCGACGTGACCGTGCCGTTGCCGGTCCGAGTGATCGTCACGCTGCCGGTGCCGACGCCGGTGGCGCCCACCGCCTGGGCCGCACCGCTGGCCGTGTCGCGCACGGTGATGGTCGCCGGCTGGGTGCCGATCGCCGCCGGGTTGAAGCGCACCTGGACGTCGCAAGATGCACCCGCGTTGAGGCGGTTGCCGTCGCAGCCGTCGAGCGGCAGCGTGTAGCTGGGGTTGCCGCCGCCGGTCACCGCCACCGCCAGCAGGCCAGTCTGGGCGCCGCCACCGTTGCGGATGCGGATGGTCTGCGTCGCCGATGTGGCGCCGCTGCCGAGCGCGCGCATGCCGAAATCCAGCGGCCCGCCGCCGGTCGGCAGCTCGACCATCAGATCGCCGGGCGACAGCGCGTCGCCGGCGAGCGTGATCGAGTGCATGCCGCCGGGGTTGGCGGTCGCGGTCACCGTCGCCATGCGCATCGCGCCCGCGGCGCCGGGCGTGAACCGGACGTCGATCGTGCACGTCCCCTGCTGACCGAGCGTGGCGCCCTGGCAGTCGCCGCTCGCGGCCGCCACGATCACGAACTCCGCTTGCGCCGCGCCGCTCTTGGTCACCGCCAGCGGTCCGGTCGACTGCTCGCCGTCGTTGCGGATCGTGAACGTGTGCACGGTCGAGCTCTGCCCGACCACCACGCCGCCGAAGCTCTCGCTCGAGGTCAGCGAGGTCAGCTGCGCCGTCGTGAGCGCGTTGCCGGTCAGCGGCACCGCGACCGAGTCGCCTGGGGTCGCGCCGATCACCAGCGACGCTGACGCCGACCGATCCGCCGTCGGGCGGTAGCGAACCTGGGCCGTGCACGAGGCACCGCCCGCCAACGTCCGCGTCGCGCAGTCGCTGCTGTCGCCGGTCGGCACGATCTCGAACTCACCGACGTCGGCCCCGGTCAGGGTGAGCCCAACCTCACCGGTGATCTCATCGCCGGCGTTCCGGACGCTGACCTGGAACATCGCCGACACCCCGCCGATGACCACGCCGCCAAAATCGTGGAGGTCCTGCGGCGCCTCGAGCCGCGCCGGTCCCGGCGGCCCATCGATCACCGGCGCGTCGACGGCGGCGTCGACCTCGTCCACGTCCGCAGGCTTCGCAAACTGGCAGGCCGAGGCCGCGATCACAACGCTGCACGTCAGCACGCAAAGTCGCGTCATAGGTCCATCCTATTACAGGACTAGGATCCAGAGCGCGAGGTTTCGTCGCAGAATTCGTCCGAAGGCACCAGACGGTGCCCAACCAGGCAGCTGTCACCGAACGTCGAGCGCCGAGACCCCGCTGGGTACAAGCAACTTGAGCGCGCCCGCCGGTGGCGTGAAGATGCCGGACGCGTTCATCAGACGGAAGGCGCCACATCCGCCTCCCCCCCCGCCGTACGCCGGGGCCGCACCCGTCGCAGACGATCCTCCGCTGCCAAAGCCCTCGTAGCCTCCACTGCCGCTGGTCAGGCAACCAGTGCACATCACGGAGGGGCGGCGGTAGATCCAGTGATCGGTCCCTCGATCCCGATCGCACCAACCGAACTTGCTCCGTTCGCGGCAGCACCGCTTCCACCTCGACCCGCGACAACAGCACCGCTCGTCAGTGAGAGCACGGGTCTGCACAAGGACCGCACCGCCACCACCGCCACCCGTTGTGAGGTACCCGAGGAAATCGAGCACGCCCCCCCCTGCACCACTCACATTCACGACCCCGGCCGCGCCGATCGCCACGCGGGTCCGCGACGCCAGCTGAATGCCCCCGCCACCTGCGCCAACAGTGCCGTCGTTGTAGCCCCCGTCGCAACCGCCACTGAGCGGCACAAAGGATGCGCCACGCGATCCCCCGAGCGTCCCGCCGGACCCCATCCCTCCTGAGCTCCAGCCACCACCACCACTCGCCCCGCCGGTGCCAAAGGAGCCGCTGCACATCGAGAGCCCATTGCGCCCTCCGGGCCCGGCATGTCCCGCAAAGTTCAGGCTCTCGCCCGAGCCATCCAGCGTCCCGCCGATGTACACGTCGAAGTGCGACGCGACCGCGAGCGCCCGCGCGCCGTACACCTCGAGCACACGGCCCGGGCGCACGGTAAACGACCGCACCTTCAGGACCAGGATATCGGGCGCGTTCGTCTGCGTGATGATCGTCGCCGGCACGCGGATCACGACGCCGTCGGGATCGGTGATCGACGCCTCGCCGTTGGTCGCGTCGTAGGTGCTGGTGTTGAGCACGACCTTGCCGGCCGGCGCGCTCGCGCTTCGCGGCAAGATCAGGTCAATGCCGGCAGGGCTGACGGCGACCGTGTCCATGGCGGCGTTGAGGCCGTTGGCGGCGTCGACGTCGTTGCAGCGCGTGCCACTCGCGTGGCAGCCGAGCGGGCAGCTGTAGTTGTTCATGGTGATCGTCGTCGAGGTGCCGGTGGCGCTGCCGTTGGGCACGACGTGCGAGACGAAGCTCCCGGTGGCGTCGCACTGCGAGAACTGACCGAGGCTGCACGTCGCGCTCGACGGCACGCACGCGAAGTGTGTGAACGTCGTCGTCACGGTCCGCGGGGCGCTGAGGCTGGCCAGCGTGCAGGGCGTCGCGCTGCAATCGCCGACGACCGACTGGACCCCGTCGAGCATGGTCGCGCCGACGGCGGTTACCGTGTAGGTCACGCCAGCGTCGACGAACGGGGTGCACGTCACCGTGGTCAAGGTCGCGCTGGTCGTGCAGGTGAGGCCGCCGGGGTTGACCGTGATCGTACCCATGCCGGTGCCCGAGCGCGTGGCGTTGAGGGTCAGCCGGTGCTGCAGCGTGAACGTCGAGGTCACGGTCTTGTTCGCGGTCATCGTGAACGTGCAGCCCCCCGTGCCGGTACAGGCGCCGGCCCATCCGCCGAACACGTGCTGCGAGCCAGTCCCGGCGGTGCCGGGCGCCTGGCTCAGCGTCGCGCTGGCGCCCTGGAACAACACGACCGAGCAGGTGCCGGTGGCGCCGCTGCCGCAGTTGATGCCACTGCCAGTGACCGTGCCGGTGCCGGTACCGCTGACCGTCACCGCCAGCGTGAACTGCTGGCGGAACTCGACCGTCACGTTGCGGGCGAGCGTCATCGGGAACGTGCACG from Myxococcales bacterium includes:
- a CDS encoding choice-of-anchor D domain-containing protein; translated protein: MTRLCVLTCSVVIAASACQFAKPADVDEVDAAVDAPVIDGPPGPARLEAPQDLHDFGGVVIGGVSAMFQVSVRNAGDEITGEVGLTLTGADVGEFEIVPTGDSSDCATRTLAGGASCTAQVRYRPTADRSASASLVIGATPGDSVAVPLTGNALTTAQLTSLTSSESFGGVVVGQSSTVHTFTIRNDGEQSTGPLAVTKSGAAQAEFVIVAAASGDCQGATLGQQGTCTIDVRFTPGAAGAMRMATVTATANPGGMHSITLAGDALSPGDLMVELPTGGGPLDFGMRALGSGATSATQTIRIRNGGGAQTGLLAVAVTGGGNPSYTLPLDGCDGNRLNAGASCDVQVRFNPAAIGTQPATITVRDTASGAAQAVGATGVGTGSVTITRTGNGTVTSTPAGLMCGATCASSFATTPVTLTATGDPSWQFETWGGACASSGPSTVCSLPIAAAMTAVSATFRQLFTLTVATTGSGTVTSAPAGINCGADCSEPYAAGTSVQLTAEPDPGWEVFSWAGTGGACAAGQRTCTVAMTVARTVTVEFRRSFTLAVSVAGTGTGTVTGSGINCATGGAGTCSVAVFDGTSVTLTQTAGTTAAGSQIIFGGWSGDCTGTGGCSFTMTANKTVTSTFTLQHRLTLTVASTSGGMGTIAANPGGFTCSTNTCTRFFDAGSNLTVTATPATTLDGLVSVTGDCTSTPCTLASLSAPRTVTATFTHYACVPSSATCAVGLFSQCDATGNFVSHVVPNGSATGTSTTITMNGYMCPLGCHGSGARCNDVDAANGLNAAMDTVAVSPTGIDLILPRSASAPAGKVVLDTSTYDATNGEASITDPDGVVIRVPATVITQVNAPDILVLKVRTFTVRPGRVLEVYGARALAVASHFDVYIGGTLDGSGESLNFAGHAGPGGRNGLSMCSGSFGTGGASGGGGWSSGGMGSGGTLGDRVAHPLCHQWRLRRGYNDGTVGAGGGGIQLASRTRVAIGAAGVVNVSGAGGGVLDFLGYLTTGGGGGGAVLVQTPVLSLTSGAVVAGRGGSGAAANGASSVGAIGIEGPITGSTAAPSVMCTGCLTSGSGGYEGFGSGGSSATGAAPAYGGGGGGCGAFRLMNASGIFTPPAGALKLLVPSGVSALGVR